The window ACTGCAGATGCGCCaagccaaaaaaaaaaaaaaaaagggggggggggggttagaAATACACCATTCAAAAATGGCAACAACACGTCTCAGAAAGCACCCCAAAAACATGTGGTGTTCACTCCGGGATCTTGCAGGTATGTATGTATACGTACTTGGAGATATACTTGAAGACAAACGAAGTTGGAGAATGGCGGTGAAACTGGTAAAAATCAGGTGGCGTTTGTTGCCCGTGTTATTGTCTGAGTTGGCAGTCAGCAAACAGAGAAGAAAGAGCAGGAACACCACAAAATGACGCCTACCCATACTGAGACAGAAGTAGTTGCTCCTTCCTCTGGAATAGAGCCCCCTGGCCACTTAATTAGAAAAAGCAGACAAAAGTTCACCAACAAacaaaaagagaaaaagtCTCCCAGGGCGTGGTTGGAGTAGTGGTTAACTCGTTGCCCTCCCATCATCAGCGAAAGGCAGAAAGTAGGTCGATATCCTCACCGTTTACAGAATCTTGCTAACCTGAACAGCACTGGTTCGAACCCGGTGCCGCGCATCACAAATCTTTTTGTCTTTTACCTCTTCCCCTTTGTattctctttctcccttGAGTCTTCCTTTCTCTACGTTCCAGTCTGTTTGTTGAAGCAAACGACAACAATTATCGACACACACATTACGACAATGGATAGAGACTGCATTTTTGACCTATCTATGCTGTAACTCTTTTGCTTTTACTGCAGACTGTAGTTATCAAAGATCTATCTGGTTTCAGGTTTCAGGACCCTGATGGAAGCTCCGATCTGCAAGCCCAGCCTATGTACCGTTTGCTACAGCACTGTAGCAGCCGACAATTCCAAATAGGTTTGAGTAGCTTCCAACGATTGGCCACTACGGTTTTGTAAAGGCTGTTGGGCTAGGTGATCAAGGTATGTACGCACAGTGACGCCTGGTGGCAAATGAAGTACTCACGGAAGACTCAGCAAGAAGGCTAACGTCTATGCCTCTATCAAAGGCGAAAGTGCTTCCGCAGACCAAAACCCTATCGATCGGGTATCTCGAAGAATACGGCCTACATCGAGTCGGCCAACACCATCGATTTGTACACAGAAAAGGCCATgccaagaaaagaaagaaaatgCGGCTAGATCAATCGTGCGTTTAGATCAAGACTGTAGGTGTGTCACTCGCCTAGTTATTTTACAAGAGTTTCGTTGATATTCTATCACCTGGAACCCCCCCCATTGGATTGTCTCTTTACTCAGAAACAAGGGTTCAGAAGAACGATTGGTCTCCGAGTCCGAGGTGCCCGCCGCTGAAAAAGAAATCCATCGTCTCCAAGGATAGAGATCCGTCAAACTCTGGGACCAGCGCTGCCCCCGTGAAATGGGAAGGAGGATGCTCGTGCTGTTGCCCCGGCGTGTCCCCTTGCTGGTCTTGCGTTGTTTGCGCCCAGGTCGGACCAGCCGCCACCGCTGCTCCCGACAAGGACAATTCCACCCCGAGCGACCCGTTGTTACCCCCGAGGGCCTCGGACCCGACATCAGCCCCGGCTCTGGAGGAGCGTCCCTCGACCCGGGAAGAGACCTTCTTCAGCGCCCTCTCCAGCCCGAATTGTATTGCCGACGGTGCACTATTCCCCTTGACGCCGTTGTGTTTCTGCGCGTCACGTAGCAGCTGCAACACCACATCGTCTTGGCCGGATGGCGAGCCCCCCATCGTCAGCGACGGTTTCTGCTCGTACTTCGAAATGATAAGCATTGCGTATGCCACGCACAGACGGTGGAATTCGGGTAGCTCCTCGGCGCGAGAGGTCGGCATGTCGACAAACGCCCGAACGACGTCCGTCGCGAAGGCACTGACGCGGAACTGCGTCACGTCGGGAGGACCCTGCGAGCTCGGCTGGCTGTGAGCTCCGTTGTTCGTCGCGGCGTCAACCGGGTGcaacctcggcgagctcgacaagGAGTCGTGGTCCGGTGCGGCCTGATCGTGTTCGAGTGAACGACGGGCAAGGATCAGCCATGCGATCGAGTAGCTTATTCTCAACGTCGAGGCGGCAGGAAGTTCTGTTCCATTGGCGGATCAGTATGCTTCGAAGCCATCTTTCCTTGCACTATGCCCGTACAGTAGACCGACTGCAGTGTACGTGTGCCGTGTTGTCTTGGGGTGTGTTTGCCCAATGGATGGTAGTTATGTAGTGTGGGCTTACCAAACAAATAGTTCCACCTTGTCTTCCACGCGGAAAGTTCCTCGCATGTGCCGTCACCGCTCAAGTACAGTCTCTGCGAGAACTTATCTTGCAGCAAAAGGTATAGCATGATCTCAGCATACACCATGGCATCTCTCATCGTCACTTCCTCAAAGTTGAGCAAGAGTTTGCACTGCTGGAGGTACGCAGCGGGCACAGTTGCCGGTCGACTAGTAGTCGCCGCCCAACTGGAAGAAAGGTGGATGTCAGTGCCGTCCATTCAGAACTTGGCCACGAACTGTAGATAAGATCTCAACTTGTTCGGGGGCTTCTCTGCGTTGCTGTTTCAATCTTGCCCAAGCGGGTTCCTGGCCGACAGAAGAGTGGACATTGAGACTTACTGCAAATTTACCAGGCAGGTATTGGACCAAAGCCTCATGACCCTCTGATCCTctgccgtcgacgtcctgTATTTGGTTCTCGATAGTATTTCCGAGAAATTGATGCTCAGCATTGCTTGCTGTGCGCAGTGCCCGCTGACCAACCAACTGTCGATGTATTCGGGACCCTGCTACCCTTGTGTCAGCCCAACCTGCACTTACGGCACCAAAGTCGTTTTTCAAACTTCACGACTAGAACTGATTCATACTAGAAATTTCACGTACCGATGGCGCTGAAGCCCACAGGCTCATGATCAAGATCCCCATCAACTCCTCCAGGGGCAGTGGGCTTGCAACCATCAGCTGGCCCATCTGCAGTCTCACGTGCTCAAACACGCGCCGGTGGAGCACCGACGAGCTGTGCTCGGAGAAACGCATCGCGTGCAGGCAGCATACGTCGTGCAGAAAAGGCGACGCGTGCCGAAGGTCTCTATTTTTGGGGGCGAGATCCACCTCGCTATTGATAAGAAGAGTGTtccgtcgacggcgtacAAATCTATAGAGCGGTTAGTATTCGTGTTGGACTATCCCCTACAGTCATGCTAACATGCTGAGAAGATATGATTCGCCCCCCGCTTCCGGatcctcttttctttttcctctgTCAACCGGCTTTGGTGGAGGCCAAGGAATCCAGCTGGAAATTAGACTCACTCAGCAACCAGGTCACGAGCCGTCTTGTCATCCAGAAGACCCAACGACACGACGTCTGCCTGAACATCAAACGTCCTTCGATACCCTCCGCTCAGCTGATTCCCAACTTTCCGCACAACTTCCGCCGGGGACGAATAGACGTGCCGGTCCGCTGGCTCGACATCCTCCTTTTCAGGCGCCTTGGAGGCGTCGCAGCCTTCGTTGCTGTCCTGGTCCGCATGTGCCGGATGTGGCCGCGGTTGATGCGGTCGTTCCTGTCGGTCAGTCGCCAAGGTCCTTCTAACATCAGGCCGGCTTCCGGAAGCAAGCATCTGTATCGTCGCCTTGAGGTCAACTATCGATGCCTCTAGGCTTCGGAACCTGTGAATGGTTGACATTCAGCATCGGCAATGTGTGAATTTGTCCGCAACCGGCGTTGCGCAGGGGAGTGGGCGGGGGCCGGTTTACCTTCCTTCGATATCAGGCTTGCTTGGTGTCTCACGGGAAGAAGCTGAATGCGTGTCGCCGCTGTCATTCCACGTACATGTGATTCTGATCCCATCAGTGTTGTGTTCCTTCTGCTCCTTGCCTTGAGTCTCGACCGTCTGACGCACCTCAGCGAGCGGCACCGCGCACAAGTCTCCGACTCCTCTTCAAGCTCACACCGACACTTCTGCCTCCGACACGTGTCGCACGAGAGGATAcgtctcttcctcttgcGACTCAGATCCTCCTTCCCCGGCCCACCCCGCCGGCTTTCGTCGCTCagcctgcggcggcggacagCCGGCGAGTCCGCCTCGTGGGGCATCTTTCTTTCTCGTCAGAAATCACGATTCCAGGTTCTATACAGCTCGAAGACCGTACGATATGCAGCCACGAGTGAAACGTTTCGACGATGCCTACTTGTTGAGGGCAAGGGGGCGGTGAAGTCGGACAAACCAGGAGATAGGCGGAGATCTCTGTGGGTTTATTCATTGGTCAAGAAGCTCCCACATCTCGGTTAGCCATCTGAGTGGGGAAGGAGATAGCCGGATACCGGCGGACCCTCAACTAGAAAGTCTCAGGGCTTAAACTTTGGTCTATCGGTGGCAAGAAAACGTGGCTTGGGGTAGCCCCAGATTATAGGACAGCTACAGAGTAAttatatacatatatatcCGCAACAGACTGCATCGCTGTTACTCCGTTGGGCATATAAAGAAAACGATATACTGCAGCCACAGCAATTTTCATTCATCGCTTGCTCACATCAGAGAAAACGGCCAGCCCCCCACTTCCTGTGTTCCCCAATCATAAGAATGACGACCATGACAGCAAGCGAAAGGGTGCCAGCtggcaagaagaagatctTCTTGAACAGTTATGATGGCCCGACCTACAGACTGGTATCTACGAACCCAGCACGCGATTGCACGCCGGATGAGATCCccatcatcgacctcgaAGGGATGAACGGCGACCTCAATGCCCGCAAATCTGTTGCCGCCGATATATTGCATGCGGCGGAGACCAGTGGGTTCTTTTACATAAAGAACCATGGCATCCCCGAACGCGTAACGGAAGATGCCCATCGAAAGGGTATAGAGTATGTTCGATAGTGGCCAAGGACCGGACTAGGTGATCGTCAAACTCACTCAATGACAGGTTCTTCAAACTGCCCGAGGCGCAGAAGCGAAAGCTGGAATCGAAAACCTCGGCATACGGCTACTGCGGCTTCCGAGAACGACAGGCCAACCCTGCCGAAACAAAGGACAGGAAAGAAGCTTTCATGTGCCATTATGAGCCTGAGTTCGACCCCCTTCACGAGCAGGCCCTCGATAGCGTGCCTGCACACGTCAGACAGCACCTCCCCAAAGAGGATTTCGACTGGACCGACGAAGGGGACTCTGCCGTCCTCCCAGGATTCAAGTCCTCGGTCCTGGCTCACTGGCGTGCTTGTCTGGCGCTTTCGCGCCGTCTGATACGGGTCGTCGCCCTAGCCCTCGATCTTCCCGAGGACCACTTTGATCACCTCACGACGTATCCCGGCGGTGATTTTGCAATCAATTTCTACCCTGGCCACGGCGACGAGCCTGTCCAGGACCCCGACGAGGTCGGTGTGGGTGCGCACACGGATCTGCAGATCTTGACACTGCTGTGGCAGGATGGGCATAGGGGCCTGCAAGTGCTCAACAGCGCGGGGGAATGGATGTGGGCGCCGCCAATCCGCGGCACATTCGTTGTCAACATTGGCGACTTCTTCATGCGGATGACCAATGACAGACTCAGCTCGACAGTTCATCGGGTCATCCAGCACGGCAGGGAAGATAGGATCTCGATGCCCTTTTTCTTCGGTACAAACCCTTCTCTTCAGCCTCTCAAGGACGAGGTCATGGGCCTCCCGAGTTCCACGTGCGTTTGTGCTGATCGACTCCGTCTTGGCCACGATTAGGTTTCAATTTTGACCAGAAACTTGGCGTTCTGCCAACCTGCGTCGATGAGAGCAACCCGGCCAAGTATGAGCCTGTTACGTGCGGTGAGGTCAGTAGATGCATCTCATCGGATTTATGATTGAGCTCGTGGAAATTTCTGACACATAACTGGCAGCTTATTGCAAGGCGATTGGCCCTGGCGGAAAATACACGTTAGCGAAACAGCATGTGGAGAGACAAACGCCTCACAAAAGGACGAACCTGGTGAAACCGATGTATTCAGCCCTAGACCATCGATTGCTGGGCCGCGAGGGAGCGTTTGTTTGGTTGCACTGCCAATCCGAAAGAAGGCAAACCTCCGTCCGGGGGTCCACAACTGGGTTCCTAAAGTCAGCCGCTCAACCACTCTGCATGTAGGAATAACTGGCTGGGTCTTGTGGTCGCGGTCTGCGTTAGTAGGGTGGATGCGGTTTCTGGTCAACGTAGCGATCCGGAGGATGTTTCTAGGTCGTCGTAC is drawn from Colletotrichum destructivum chromosome 6, complete sequence and contains these coding sequences:
- a CDS encoding Putative zn(2)Cys(6) fungal-type DNA-binding domain-containing protein, with the protein product MPHEADSPAVRRRRLSDESRRGGPGKEDLSRKRKRRILSCDTCRRQKCRCELEEESETCARCRSLRITCTWNDSGDTHSASSRETPSKPDIEGRFRSLEASIVDLKATIQMLASGSRPDVRRTLATDRQERPHQPRPHPAHADQDSNEGCDASKAPEKEDVEPADRHVYSSPAEVVRKVGNQLSGGYRRTFDVQADVVSLGLLDDKTARDLVAEFVRRRRNTLLINSEVDLAPKNRDLRHASPFLHDVCCLHAMRFSEHSSSVLHRRVFEHVRLQMGQLMVASPLPLEELMGILIMSLWASAPSGPEYIDSWLVSGHCAQQAMLSINFSEILSRTKYRTSTAEDQRVMRLWSNTCLVNLHWAATTSRPATVPAAYLQQCKLLLNFEEVTMRDAMVYAEIMLYLLLQDKFSQRLYLSGDGTCEELSAWKTRWNYLFELPAASTLRISYSIAWLILARRSLEHDQAAPDHDSLSSSPRLHPVDAATNNGAHSQPSSQGPPDVTQFRVSAFATDVVRAFVDMPTSRAEELPEFHRLCVAYAMLIISKYEQKPSLTMGGSPSGQDDVVLQLLRDAQKHNGVKGNSAPSAIQFGLERALKKVSSRVEGRSSRAGADVGSEALGGNNGSLGVELSLSGAAVAAGPTWAQTTQDQQGDTPGQQHEHPPSHFTGAALVPEFDGSLSLETMDFFFSGGHLGLGDQSFF
- a CDS encoding Putative oxoglutarate/iron-dependent dioxygenase, non-hem dioxygenase domain-containing protein gives rise to the protein MTTMTASERVPAGKKKIFLNSYDGPTYRLVSTNPARDCTPDEIPIIDLEGMNGDLNARKSVAADILHAAETSGFFYIKNHGIPERVTEDAHRKGIEFFKLPEAQKRKLESKTSAYGYCGFRERQANPAETKDRKEAFMCHYEPEFDPLHEQALDSVPAHVRQHLPKEDFDWTDEGDSAVLPGFKSSVLAHWRACLALSRRLIRVVALALDLPEDHFDHLTTYPGGDFAINFYPGHGDEPVQDPDEVGVGAHTDLQILTLLWQDGHRGLQVLNSAGEWMWAPPIRGTFVVNIGDFFMRMTNDRLSSTVHRVIQHGREDRISMPFFFGFNFDQKLGVLPTCVDESNPAKYEPVTCGELIARRLALAENTR